In Chaetodon trifascialis isolate fChaTrf1 chromosome 2, fChaTrf1.hap1, whole genome shotgun sequence, one DNA window encodes the following:
- the smad1 gene encoding mothers against decapentaplegic homolog 1, giving the protein MNVTSLFSFTSPAVKRLLGWKQGDEEEKWAEKAVDALVKKLKKKKGAMEELERALSCPGQPSNCVTIPRSLDGRLQVSHRKGLPHVIYCRVWRWPDLQSHHELKALECCEYPFGSKQKDVCINPYHYKRVDSPVLPPVLVPRNSEFNAKHTMLPRFRNPLQQNEPHMPQNATFPESFPQANTMPPNFPHSPGNSYPNSPGSGSSATFPHSPSSSDPGSPFQMPETPPPAYMPPEEQMTQDCPQPMDTNLMAPPLSLETNNRPDVQPVAYEEPKHWCSIVYYELNNRVGEAFQASSTSVLVDGFTDPSNNRNRFCLGLLSNVNRNSTIENTRRHIGKGVHLYYVGGEVYAECLSDSSIFVQSRNCNYHHGFHPTTVCKIPSGCSLKIFNNQEFAELLAQSVNHGFEAVYELTKMCTIRMSFVKGWGAEYHRQDVTSTPCWIEIHLHGPLQWLDKVLTQMGSPHNPISSVS; this is encoded by the exons ATGAACGTCACCTCGCTCTTCTCCTTCACCAGCCCGGCGGTCAAACGGCTGCTGGGATGGAAGCAGGGAGACGAGGAAGAGAAGTGGGCGGAAAAGGCTGTGGATGCTCTGGTcaagaaactgaaaaagaagaagggggccatggaggagctggagagggcTCTCAGCTGCCCGGGCCAGCCCAGTAACTGTGTGACAATCCCCCGCTCCCTGGATGGACGGCTGCAGGTGTCCCATAGGAAAGGTCTGCCACATGTCATTTACTGTCGGGTGTGGCGCTGGCCCGACCTGCAGTCCCATCATGAGCTGAAGGCCCTGGAGTGCTGCGAGTACCCCTTTGGATCCAAACAGAAGGATGTGTGTATCAACCCCTACCACTACAAACGAGTGGACAGTCCAG tgCTGCCCCCTGTGTTGGTACCGAGGAACAGTGAGTTCAACGCCAAGCATACAATGTTGCCTCGCTTCCGCAACCCTCTACAACAGAATGAGCCGCACATGCCGCAGAATGCCACCTTCCCAGAATCCTTTCCTCAGGCCAACACAATGCCCCCCAATTTCCCCCATTCGCCGGGGAACAGCTACCCGAACTCACCGGGAAGCGGCAGCAGCGCCACCTTTCCCCATTCACCCTCCAGCTCTGACCCCGGCAGTCCATTCCAGATGCCAG AGACCCCCCCTCCTGCCTACATGCCCCCAGAGGAGCAGATGACTCAGGATTGCCCCCAGCCAATGGACACCAACCTCATGGCTCCACCCTTGTCTCTAGAGACTAACAACCGGCCAG ATGTGCAGCCCGTGGCCTACGAGGAACCCAAGCACTGGTGCTCTATTGTTTACTACGAGCTCAACAATCGCGTCGGAGAGGCGTTCCAGGCGTCCTCCACCAGCGTGCTGGTCGACGGCTTCACAGATCCCTCCAACAACCGCAACCGGTTCTGCCTCGGCCTGCTCTCCAACGTCAACCGCAACTCCACCATTGAGAACACCCGGCGACACATCGGCAAAG GTGTCCACCTGTACTACGTCGGCGGGGAGGTGTACGCAGAATGTCTGAGCGACAGCAGTATCTTCGTCCAGAGTCGTAACTGTAACTACCACCACGGCTTCCATCCCACAACTGTGTGCAAGATCCCCAGTGGCTGCAGCCTGAAGATTTTCAACAACCAGGAGTTTGCAGAGCTGCTGGCGCAGTCCGTCAACCACGGCTTCGAGGCCGTTTATGAGCTCACCAAGATGTGTACCATCCGCATGAGCTTTGTTAAA gGCTGGGGAGCAGAGTACCACCGCCAGGATGTGACCAGCACACCCTGCTGGATCGAGATCCACCTGCATGGTCCCCTGCAGTGGTTGGATAAGGTGCTAACCCAGATGGGCTCCCCCCACAACCCTATATCGTCCGTCTCCTAG